In one window of Ignisphaera sp. DNA:
- a CDS encoding ABC transporter ATP-binding protein: MSEAVLKLENITKIFRLGLLGKTTIKAVDRVNLDIVKGEILGVLGESGSGKSTIAKLILKIYEPTHGRILFKGKDIRIFKGSRGLKNYYMHVQGVFQDPYASFNPRRRVLSTLIDTVKNYYPKLLKEDLEKIIVSSLEKVGLNIRDVMGRYPHEFSGGQLQRLSIARALLVNPEVIIADEPVSMVDASTRIDILNIFIDLKDKEGKTLVIIGHDLGLTRYVSDRVVVLYRGQVVEEGIADILSEPAHPYTKMLAESIPRIDKIWGSKIQYGVGSIELGAKGVGCVFADRCPHRLDICIKKEPEYVDIGKSRVKCWLYTSK, encoded by the coding sequence ATGTCTGAAGCTGTATTGAAGCTCGAGAATATTACGAAAATATTTAGGTTGGGCCTCCTGGGTAAAACAACGATAAAGGCAGTCGATAGAGTTAATCTAGATATTGTTAAAGGAGAGATACTTGGTGTATTAGGGGAATCAGGAAGCGGAAAATCAACAATAGCTAAACTCATTCTCAAGATATATGAACCCACACACGGCAGAATACTGTTTAAAGGAAAAGATATAAGGATCTTCAAGGGATCTAGAGGGCTTAAGAACTACTACATGCACGTGCAAGGCGTTTTTCAGGACCCCTACGCGAGTTTTAACCCTAGGAGAAGAGTCCTCAGCACATTGATAGATACTGTGAAAAACTATTATCCAAAGCTACTTAAGGAGGATTTAGAGAAGATAATAGTGTCATCACTTGAGAAAGTAGGGCTCAATATCAGAGACGTTATGGGTAGATATCCTCACGAGTTTAGTGGAGGACAGTTACAGAGGTTATCGATTGCTAGAGCTCTTCTAGTAAATCCAGAGGTCATTATAGCTGACGAACCTGTATCGATGGTTGATGCTTCAACAAGAATAGATATACTGAACATATTTATAGATCTAAAGGATAAAGAGGGGAAGACGTTAGTTATCATAGGCCACGATCTCGGCTTAACTCGATACGTTAGCGATAGAGTTGTTGTACTCTATAGAGGCCAGGTAGTTGAAGAAGGTATTGCGGATATTCTTTCAGAACCTGCACACCCATATACGAAAATGCTTGCCGAATCTATACCTAGAATAGATAAGATATGGGGAAGCAAGATACAGTATGGTGTAGGATCTATAGAACTAGGTGCTAAAGGTGTTGGATGTGTATTTGCTGATAGATGTCCACATAGACTCGACATCTGTATCAAGAAAGAGCCAGAGTATGTTGATATAGGTAAGAGTCGTGTAAAATGCTGGCTATACACATCAAAGTGA
- a CDS encoding glycogen/starch synthase, which yields MYAPISIKKVWMLSFEYSGVTKLGGLGEAVALMSTELANRGFEVTVVMPSHGVYPKNFRELDIVCRGDRYGVDGNIYPYDLGFLEGYVDKVKVILIRGRDNRTSSVIDVWPPYSYADEKACLLARGTLCLAQALGYPDIVHVNDWHSALAGALLKSVAEVNGYALPILYQIHLRGSPSYPWHYASEAWLGIPDILQRIWSVHRHEFLSTRYLWDSCWGNIECFMVKIADAIATVSRSEVDSLARDYGEWIRGKCCYIYNSTSWSIREVEEIAKKVYRSIDRVEIRWKVAEDVINKTHLWGYIDLKDGDILVVSSGRLTSQKGFDTLIHSARHLPHSIKILILGKSVGDYGYENYLRSLLGDVLGKVAVVYDGLDLDMYKLLVYVSHLYVLPSRYEPFGISGIEALSIGTPLVVSNTGGLSEYVGDLRATPLGVGIKVPSGDVYELARAIQSLGYLMFYSERGRGLESIVYRELRDIVLREPRYGEKIREFSINYVDSYFRPKHTVNSLISCYELARRMAYYRACT from the coding sequence GTGTATGCACCTATATCAATAAAAAAAGTATGGATGCTAAGCTTTGAGTATAGTGGTGTAACAAAACTCGGTGGTTTAGGAGAAGCAGTAGCTCTAATGAGCACAGAGCTCGCTAATAGAGGATTTGAAGTAACTGTTGTAATGCCATCGCATGGCGTTTATCCAAAGAACTTCAGGGAACTAGATATTGTGTGTAGAGGTGATAGATATGGTGTTGATGGCAACATTTATCCATATGATCTAGGTTTTCTAGAAGGTTATGTAGATAAGGTTAAGGTTATCCTAATTAGAGGAAGAGATAACCGTACATCTAGTGTTATAGATGTTTGGCCTCCCTATAGCTATGCTGATGAAAAAGCATGTCTTTTGGCTAGAGGCACACTATGTTTAGCTCAGGCATTGGGTTATCCAGATATTGTTCATGTAAATGATTGGCATTCAGCTTTAGCAGGTGCTCTTCTAAAGAGTGTAGCTGAAGTCAATGGATATGCTCTACCCATACTCTATCAAATCCATCTCAGAGGGTCGCCTTCATATCCATGGCATTACGCTTCTGAAGCATGGCTAGGTATACCGGATATTCTTCAACGTATATGGAGTGTGCATAGACATGAGTTTCTCTCCACTAGATATTTGTGGGATAGTTGTTGGGGTAATATAGAGTGCTTCATGGTGAAGATAGCTGATGCCATAGCCACAGTAAGTAGATCTGAAGTAGATAGCCTTGCTCGCGACTATGGTGAATGGATTAGAGGAAAGTGTTGCTACATATATAACTCAACTTCATGGAGCATTAGAGAAGTGGAAGAGATAGCTAAAAAGGTGTACAGATCTATAGATAGGGTTGAGATTAGGTGGAAAGTTGCCGAAGATGTGATTAACAAGACTCATCTATGGGGCTATATAGATCTAAAGGATGGCGATATACTTGTTGTATCATCTGGTAGATTGACATCTCAAAAAGGATTCGATACACTTATCCATTCAGCTAGACATCTACCCCATTCTATAAAGATACTTATCCTCGGAAAAAGCGTAGGAGACTATGGATACGAAAACTATCTAAGAAGCCTATTAGGCGATGTTTTAGGTAAAGTCGCAGTAGTTTATGATGGACTGGATCTAGATATGTACAAGTTACTTGTTTATGTATCACATCTATATGTTCTACCATCTAGATATGAGCCTTTCGGTATATCAGGTATAGAGGCTCTATCTATAGGAACACCTCTAGTTGTGTCTAATACTGGAGGACTTTCAGAATATGTTGGTGATCTAAGGGCTACCCCACTAGGTGTAGGTATCAAGGTTCCTTCTGGAGATGTCTATGAGCTTGCTAGAGCTATTCAGAGCCTTGGTTATCTCATGTTTTATAGTGAAAGAGGTCGAGGTCTCGAGAGTATAGTTTATAGAGAACTTAGAGATATAGTGTTGAGAGAACCTAGATATGGAGAGAAGATTAGGGAATTTTCGATAAATTATGTAGATTCTTACTTCAGACCTAAACATACTGTAAATAGCTTGATATCGTGTTACGAACTTGCACGCCGAATGGCTTACTATAGGGCTTGTACATAG
- a CDS encoding NDP-sugar synthase, giving the protein MTNDGLRIAVIPIGGEAVRLRPLSIGTSKALIRILNKPILELIILELAMNGIEEVYLGVRGYYNYRSVYDYFKEGYWIRTRYPFIDHDVRIRYMPRYETLGNADAVRILVDYYSLRESFIVVQCDNLFKLNIGDVYRFHKSVEADMTIVFKEVEDVSEFGVAVLDNDNKVVKFVEKPKPQEAPSKLVNTGIYLIQPTVIDFFNSIHGMDMLKTGRMDFGKDIIPKLIELGYRVYGYVMKNGYWFDIGTPERYLEAMKFLLYHSDHRILEAEEKLPRVYMQGRSQASKVLHKDIIERYRRGLVKFSGVSLIGRHTDIGDNVYIEDSVIDNYSIIKSGCHILGSAIMDRSFIEDDVKIINSIIGRHVHIEKGVTLINSYIGDNTHIGAFSKLVNVKVWPHERIPLGVHIENYEVKPIHHDAND; this is encoded by the coding sequence TTGACTAATGATGGTCTTCGGATAGCTGTAATACCTATAGGAGGTGAAGCTGTTAGACTTAGGCCTCTATCTATAGGAACTTCTAAAGCTTTGATACGGATACTTAATAAACCAATTCTAGAATTGATTATTCTCGAACTCGCCATGAATGGTATAGAAGAAGTTTATCTAGGTGTTAGAGGTTATTATAACTATAGATCTGTTTATGACTACTTTAAAGAAGGTTACTGGATAAGAACTAGATATCCCTTCATAGATCATGATGTTAGGATTAGGTATATGCCTAGGTATGAAACTCTCGGTAATGCTGATGCTGTGAGAATTCTCGTAGATTATTACAGCTTGAGGGAATCTTTTATTGTTGTTCAATGTGATAATCTATTCAAGCTAAATATAGGTGATGTGTATAGATTTCATAAAAGTGTTGAAGCAGATATGACTATAGTCTTCAAAGAAGTTGAAGATGTTAGTGAATTTGGTGTAGCTGTACTCGATAACGATAACAAAGTCGTAAAGTTTGTTGAGAAACCAAAGCCTCAAGAAGCTCCCAGCAAACTCGTTAACACAGGTATATACTTAATCCAGCCCACAGTAATAGATTTCTTTAACAGTATCCATGGTATGGATATGCTTAAAACAGGTAGAATGGATTTCGGAAAAGACATTATCCCGAAACTTATAGAGCTTGGCTACAGAGTTTATGGATACGTAATGAAGAATGGGTATTGGTTCGACATAGGTACGCCCGAAAGATATCTCGAGGCAATGAAGTTCCTGCTGTATCATTCTGATCATAGAATACTGGAAGCTGAAGAAAAACTCCCTAGAGTATATATGCAGGGTAGATCTCAAGCCTCTAAAGTTCTTCACAAAGATATAATTGAGAGATATAGGAGAGGACTTGTAAAGTTCTCAGGTGTTTCGCTAATAGGTAGACATACCGATATAGGTGATAACGTCTATATAGAGGATTCCGTTATAGATAACTACAGTATAATCAAGTCTGGTTGCCATATACTTGGCTCAGCTATAATGGATAGAAGCTTTATAGAAGACGATGTAAAAATAATAAACTCTATCATTGGGAGACATGTCCATATAGAGAAGGGAGTAACACTAATAAACAGTTACATAGGGGATAATACCCATATAGGTGCCTTCAGTAAACTGGTTAACGTAAAGGTATGGCCACACGAAAGAATACCACTAGGAGTCCACATAGAGAATTATGAGGTTAAACCAATCCACCATGATGCAAACGATTAG
- a CDS encoding ABC transporter permease produces the protein MSLKRYLIKRGITYIVVFVVAITIVWALVRFAPGDPGLTAVMRSFMAPGVRYTEEQIEEFKQRARAMLGLDLPLHEQYILFWARLLQGDLGWSMYYSAPVAPKLVEVLTYDLILITPAVIVSWFLGNWIGALAARHRKLDRVFIPIIYVLTSIPYFLLGLAFAYILGVVYPVFKPTIMRTDIDPFLSSPSIETFSMFMKAYTLPFLSMVLVSLGGWASGMRTLMIYELESNYARFMESLGFSERKVAGYAFRYAINPQITGLGIQIGTIIVAGIVVSSVFNYPGAGIALIYAINFRDIFLIQGITIFYTLMVIVANFIIDILYAVIDPRIRLGVVGA, from the coding sequence ATGTCGCTCAAAAGATATCTAATAAAGAGAGGTATCACTTATATTGTTGTTTTTGTTGTAGCTATAACTATTGTATGGGCTCTCGTTAGATTTGCTCCAGGGGATCCGGGACTCACAGCAGTAATGAGGTCTTTTATGGCTCCAGGTGTTAGATATACAGAAGAACAGATAGAGGAATTTAAACAGAGAGCTAGAGCTATGCTGGGTCTAGATCTACCACTACATGAACAGTATATACTTTTCTGGGCCAGGTTGCTTCAGGGAGATCTCGGATGGAGTATGTATTATAGTGCACCAGTTGCACCTAAGCTTGTAGAAGTTCTGACATATGATCTGATCCTTATAACTCCTGCAGTAATAGTGAGCTGGTTTTTAGGTAACTGGATAGGAGCTCTAGCAGCAAGACACAGAAAGCTTGATAGAGTGTTTATACCGATAATATATGTGTTAACCTCTATACCCTACTTCCTACTAGGATTAGCATTTGCCTATATACTTGGTGTTGTATATCCTGTCTTCAAGCCAACGATAATGAGGACAGATATAGATCCATTCCTTAGTTCACCAAGTATTGAAACATTTTCGATGTTCATGAAGGCATATACATTGCCATTTCTATCAATGGTCTTGGTATCTCTTGGTGGATGGGCTTCAGGTATGAGGACTCTCATGATCTATGAGCTTGAATCTAATTATGCACGATTCATGGAGTCTCTAGGTTTCTCAGAAAGAAAAGTAGCTGGTTATGCATTTAGATATGCCATAAATCCACAGATAACCGGGCTAGGAATACAGATAGGGACTATTATTGTTGCAGGAATAGTAGTGTCATCAGTATTCAATTACCCAGGTGCTGGTATAGCCCTCATCTACGCTATAAACTTTAGAGATATATTCTTGATACAGGGTATAACGATATTCTATACCCTTATGGTTATAGTTGCCAACTTTATAATAGATATCCTATATGCTGTGATAGACCCGAGGATAAGGCTTGGTGTTGTAGGTGCATAG
- the bgaS gene encoding beta-galactosidase BgaS, which translates to MSVLEFPERFRWGVSESGFQFEMGDEYRRYLDVNTDWWHWVRDPVNISMKLVSGDLPEDGVNYLELYKVDHEIAEHMRLNLYRLGIEWSRVFPFSTKFVEVDVEFDGYGIVRDVKVTDEVLNQLDELADHNAIDIYRNIILDLRSRGFKVILNLSHFTFPYWIHNPIRARASCLNKGPRGVVEDSFPIEFAKFAAYVAWKFGDIVDMWVTFNEPMVPVELGYMGTYSGFPPGVNRPDIVPKALLNIAVAHALAYRVIKRFDTVKADEDSSSSAEVGIVHNIIPSHTVGDEESSRASEHYSYFHNHLLLEAIVHGRFDEVLDGKTILNPKVLGHSLDWLGINYYTRIVVRRRPGRFEGYPILDFEAVSGYGYACIPYGLSKAGRKCDGMGWEMYPEGLLEALDVGRRCSSVIYVTENGVSDSKDILRPSYLVNHLYVILLAVERGIDVKGYLHWALTDNYEWTHGFKQKFGLYEVDLITKERRARHSANIYKQIVTSNSIPRDYLRHLINMGDRR; encoded by the coding sequence ATGAGTGTTTTAGAGTTTCCAGAGAGGTTCAGATGGGGTGTGTCTGAATCTGGATTCCAGTTTGAAATGGGTGATGAGTATAGAAGGTATCTAGATGTAAATACTGATTGGTGGCATTGGGTTAGAGATCCTGTAAATATATCCATGAAGCTGGTGAGTGGGGATCTTCCTGAAGATGGCGTAAACTATCTGGAGCTCTATAAAGTAGATCACGAGATTGCTGAACACATGAGGCTGAACCTATATAGGTTAGGTATTGAGTGGAGCAGGGTATTTCCTTTTTCTACGAAATTTGTAGAAGTTGATGTAGAGTTTGATGGATATGGTATAGTTAGAGATGTTAAGGTAACTGATGAAGTCCTTAATCAATTGGATGAGTTGGCAGATCATAATGCAATAGACATTTATAGAAACATTATACTGGACCTTAGGAGCAGGGGATTCAAAGTAATACTGAATCTCTCGCATTTCACTTTCCCCTACTGGATACATAACCCCATTAGAGCCAGAGCTAGTTGTTTAAACAAGGGTCCTCGTGGAGTTGTAGAAGATAGTTTTCCAATAGAGTTCGCAAAATTTGCTGCTTATGTTGCATGGAAATTCGGAGATATTGTTGATATGTGGGTTACATTTAATGAGCCTATGGTTCCAGTAGAACTTGGGTATATGGGGACTTATAGTGGTTTTCCACCTGGTGTTAATAGACCAGATATCGTACCTAAAGCTTTACTAAATATCGCTGTAGCTCATGCTCTAGCATACAGGGTTATCAAGAGATTCGATACCGTTAAAGCTGATGAGGATTCTAGTTCTTCTGCAGAAGTAGGTATTGTTCACAACATAATTCCTTCACATACTGTAGGCGATGAAGAATCTAGTAGAGCTAGTGAGCATTACTCGTATTTTCATAACCATTTGCTACTGGAAGCTATAGTTCATGGAAGATTTGATGAAGTGTTAGATGGTAAAACAATATTAAATCCTAAGGTGCTTGGACATTCTCTTGACTGGCTCGGCATAAACTACTATACAAGAATTGTTGTAAGGAGACGACCGGGTAGATTTGAAGGTTATCCTATTCTGGATTTCGAGGCTGTAAGTGGATATGGATATGCGTGTATACCTTATGGGCTTTCGAAAGCAGGTAGGAAGTGTGATGGGATGGGATGGGAGATGTATCCGGAAGGGCTTTTAGAAGCTCTTGATGTAGGGCGTAGATGTAGTAGCGTAATATATGTAACTGAGAATGGTGTATCCGACTCTAAAGATATTCTCAGGCCATCGTATCTGGTAAACCATTTATATGTCATTCTATTGGCTGTAGAGAGGGGAATAGATGTTAAAGGTTATCTTCATTGGGCACTTACAGACAACTACGAATGGACTCACGGCTTTAAACAGAAGTTCGGTTTATATGAAGTAGATCTGATTACTAAAGAGAGAAGAGCCAGGCATTCTGCCAATATTTACAAACAGATAGTGACGAGTAATTCAATACCTAGAGACTATCTAAGGCATCTAATCAATATGGGTGATAGAAGATGA
- a CDS encoding ABC transporter ATP-binding protein: MSSVLKLEKYKVYYKTFVDTVKAVDGVDLDIRRGEILGIIGESGCGKSTLVQSLVLPKPPMFIAGGSAKLLDSIELTKLSSKERRKILLTKIALIPQYVLDAIPVIKKINVFLRDLAKDKKMKYEDVLNTFIDRLKLVNLPQKVLDMYPLELSGGMRQRVVIALSTLFKPDLLIADEPTSALDVVTQRYVLELLRDLVTQKLVGSIVFITHDISSIRQIGDRIATMYAGKIVDVGKLEEVISSPLHPYTAMLIKSVPKLENSYRVSRLVGLAGAPPSLVNPPPGCRFHPRCPFAMDICRREEPPLTNMDRDRYVSCWLYSKR, encoded by the coding sequence ATGAGTTCGGTACTAAAGCTAGAGAAATACAAAGTATATTACAAGACCTTCGTAGATACTGTTAAAGCTGTTGATGGTGTAGATCTCGATATTAGAAGAGGCGAGATACTTGGAATAATAGGTGAAAGCGGATGTGGAAAATCAACACTTGTACAGTCTCTAGTTCTACCTAAACCACCTATGTTTATAGCTGGAGGTTCAGCTAAACTATTAGACTCTATAGAGCTCACCAAACTCAGTAGTAAAGAAAGAAGAAAAATACTGCTTACAAAAATAGCACTCATACCTCAATACGTGTTAGACGCTATTCCTGTGATCAAAAAGATTAATGTGTTTCTAAGAGATTTAGCAAAAGATAAGAAGATGAAATACGAAGATGTGCTCAATACATTTATCGATAGACTTAAGCTAGTTAATCTACCTCAGAAAGTCCTCGATATGTATCCACTTGAGCTCTCTGGAGGAATGAGACAGAGAGTAGTTATAGCATTATCAACTCTATTTAAACCAGATCTACTCATAGCCGATGAACCTACTTCTGCTCTAGATGTTGTAACACAGAGATATGTACTAGAGCTACTTAGAGATCTAGTTACCCAAAAGCTTGTAGGATCAATAGTATTCATAACACATGATATATCGTCTATAAGGCAGATAGGTGACAGAATTGCAACAATGTATGCGGGAAAAATAGTTGATGTAGGGAAGCTAGAAGAAGTAATAAGTTCGCCTCTCCATCCGTATACAGCTATGCTGATAAAATCGGTTCCAAAACTAGAGAACTCGTATAGAGTCTCTAGATTAGTTGGATTAGCTGGTGCACCACCAAGTCTAGTAAATCCACCGCCAGGCTGTAGATTTCATCCGAGATGTCCATTCGCTATGGATATATGTAGAAGAGAAGAACCACCTCTAACAAATATGGATAGAGATAGATATGTATCTTGCTGGCTTTATTCAAAGAGGTGA
- a CDS encoding ABC transporter substrate-binding protein translates to MDVKIRNRITALMLTLAVAIAVLLPCISTLNAQMPPREQMLVIGGAYWEPPKKFNPFNYGGSVSGVVGLIYEPLYLWIPIKSEAERWYPWIAAELPKWISATEVEIKIRTEAKWWDGRDVTAEDVRFTFYDVPRKVTTASWAGVRNYIDDVVVVDSKTVRFKLNPDTANYADFLFQLYSAPILPKHFYESYVNQYGDELTDLAKWTAVAPDKDPRKLVGSGMYKVYSVADDHFILERVDNWWGKAVFGLPQPKYIKGVVVYSNQVAANMLGAGELDWSCFYIPGGPDMIKRGLAVSYYSKEPYYLSANVAFLFVNTQKKPFDDAKFRRAMYYAINVDKIISAAFEGVVMPSNPVGLLPYWEKYLAKDLLARYDYRYNPEKAKQILDEAGYKDKNGDGWRDMPDGTPISIKIIVPYGWTDWMFAIINIAEDLRAVGIYAEAIFPDFGKYIEEIDKATFDAAINNFGSFATPLPYSLYYWAYNATPGIWTGSHGRYYNPKLNDLIYQLGRTPPDQEAQIANILRQIQEILLEEMPALPLWYNGYWFLASTKYWTGWPNEEDPYGVPTIWNGQWQHGGVLTLLKLKSSTVTPSPTPSPTPSPTPSPTPSPTPVPGTVTITVSVKETVKETVTVRVVETVKETVKETVTEVPWGTVAGIVVVVAIICIVGTYFGATRLGKR, encoded by the coding sequence ATGGATGTCAAAATTAGGAATAGGATTACTGCATTGATGTTAACATTAGCTGTAGCCATAGCAGTACTATTACCATGTATATCCACTCTAAACGCACAGATGCCACCAAGAGAGCAGATGCTCGTTATAGGTGGAGCCTATTGGGAGCCTCCTAAAAAGTTCAATCCATTCAATTATGGAGGTTCTGTATCAGGTGTAGTTGGATTAATATATGAGCCTCTCTATCTATGGATACCCATTAAGTCTGAAGCTGAGAGATGGTATCCATGGATAGCCGCAGAACTACCTAAATGGATTTCAGCTACAGAAGTTGAGATAAAGATTAGGACAGAAGCAAAATGGTGGGACGGTAGAGATGTTACAGCAGAAGATGTTAGATTCACATTCTATGATGTTCCAAGAAAAGTTACAACAGCCTCATGGGCTGGTGTAAGAAACTATATAGATGATGTCGTGGTAGTAGATTCTAAAACAGTTAGATTCAAACTCAATCCAGATACAGCTAACTATGCAGACTTCCTCTTCCAGCTATACTCTGCACCCATACTACCAAAACACTTCTATGAAAGCTATGTGAATCAATATGGAGATGAACTTACAGATCTCGCTAAATGGACTGCTGTTGCTCCAGATAAAGATCCTAGAAAACTTGTTGGAAGCGGAATGTATAAAGTCTACTCTGTAGCTGATGATCATTTCATTCTAGAGAGAGTTGATAACTGGTGGGGTAAAGCAGTATTTGGGCTACCTCAACCTAAGTACATAAAGGGTGTTGTTGTCTATAGCAATCAAGTAGCAGCCAATATGCTTGGAGCTGGAGAACTAGACTGGAGCTGCTTCTATATACCTGGAGGACCCGACATGATTAAGAGAGGTTTAGCAGTATCATACTATAGCAAAGAACCTTACTACCTATCTGCTAACGTAGCATTCCTCTTCGTCAATACACAGAAGAAGCCCTTCGATGATGCGAAATTCAGAAGAGCTATGTACTATGCAATAAACGTTGATAAGATAATATCTGCAGCATTTGAAGGTGTTGTTATGCCATCTAATCCTGTTGGACTTCTACCATACTGGGAGAAATATCTTGCAAAAGATCTTCTAGCAAGATACGACTACAGATACAACCCAGAGAAAGCTAAACAGATCTTAGATGAAGCTGGATACAAGGATAAAAATGGAGATGGATGGAGGGATATGCCTGATGGTACACCAATAAGTATAAAGATCATAGTTCCATATGGATGGACAGACTGGATGTTCGCCATAATCAATATAGCAGAAGATCTAAGAGCCGTAGGTATATATGCTGAAGCTATATTCCCAGACTTCGGTAAATACATAGAGGAAATAGATAAAGCTACATTTGATGCAGCTATAAACAACTTTGGATCATTCGCAACACCACTACCATACAGTCTATACTACTGGGCATACAACGCAACACCAGGTATATGGACCGGTAGCCATGGAAGATACTATAACCCGAAGCTAAACGACTTGATATACCAGTTAGGAAGAACACCACCAGATCAAGAAGCCCAAATCGCTAACATACTTAGACAAATACAGGAAATACTGCTCGAAGAAATGCCTGCACTACCACTATGGTACAACGGATACTGGTTCCTAGCATCAACAAAATACTGGACAGGATGGCCAAATGAAGAAGATCCATATGGTGTTCCAACTATTTGGAATGGTCAATGGCAACATGGTGGCGTACTAACACTACTTAAACTAAAGTCATCAACTGTAACTCCTTCACCAACTCCTTCACCAACTCCTTCACCAACTCCTTCACCAACTCCTTCACCAACTCCAGTGCCTGGTACTGTCACCATAACGGTATCTGTTAAAGAAACTGTTAAAGAAACTGTAACTGTAAGAGTTGTAGAAACTGTTAAAGAAACTGTTAAAGAAACTGTAACTGAGGTTCCATGGGGTACTGTTGCAGGTATTGTAGTTGTAGTTGCTATTATATGTATTGTTGGGACATATTTTGGTGCAACTAGATTAGGTAAACGTTAA
- a CDS encoding ABC transporter permease: protein MSERKIILGLLKKNTRFWVCLSLVLVIVILALIGPLVTPYKPNQPVVRDGKYLRSLPPTIEHMHLFGVDNLGYDVFAASVYGLRVSLSVGAIAAIVATVVGVILGLTAGYIGGWADLVIDGATNVLLAMPPVFIMIMVGTFYIVGLGMPGRELQNILFLGCLIGLLSWHWTARAVRSQVAALKVSDFIAISRLSGNHPIKIIVKDVLPNIASYILLVFVIQLANALSTAVTLEFLGIKAAEWSLFARVQQWLQMGALITGVWWALFLPGVVIVMLIASLYIIVLALEEVFNPRLRRV from the coding sequence ATGAGTGAGAGAAAGATTATATTGGGATTGCTTAAAAAGAATACCAGATTTTGGGTATGTCTATCACTAGTACTAGTCATAGTAATTTTGGCATTAATAGGGCCTCTTGTAACTCCCTATAAGCCGAATCAACCCGTAGTGAGAGATGGTAAATACCTACGGTCTTTACCGCCAACTATAGAGCATATGCATCTATTTGGTGTAGATAATCTTGGATACGATGTATTTGCAGCATCTGTATATGGTTTAAGGGTTTCGCTTAGTGTTGGCGCTATAGCTGCTATAGTAGCAACAGTTGTTGGTGTGATACTGGGTTTGACAGCTGGATATATTGGTGGATGGGCAGATCTAGTGATAGATGGTGCCACAAATGTGCTTCTAGCGATGCCGCCAGTATTCATAATGATAATGGTTGGAACATTCTATATAGTTGGTCTAGGGATGCCCGGAAGAGAACTCCAGAATATACTGTTCCTGGGATGCTTGATAGGGCTTCTCTCGTGGCATTGGACAGCAAGAGCTGTTAGATCACAAGTTGCTGCACTAAAGGTTAGCGACTTTATAGCTATCTCTAGACTTAGTGGAAACCACCCCATAAAGATTATAGTGAAAGATGTATTACCCAATATAGCTTCCTACATACTTCTGGTATTCGTTATCCAGTTAGCCAATGCACTATCTACTGCTGTAACTCTTGAGTTTCTAGGGATTAAGGCAGCGGAATGGTCTCTATTTGCAAGAGTACAGCAATGGCTCCAGATGGGTGCACTAATAACTGGTGTTTGGTGGGCTTTATTTCTACCTGGAGTAGTTATAGTTATGTTGATAGCTTCTCTATACATTATTGTTCTAGCTCTTGAAGAAGTGTTCAATCCGAGGTTAAGAAGGGTATAG